The following proteins are co-located in the Pedobacter sp. FW305-3-2-15-E-R2A2 genome:
- a CDS encoding S8 family serine peptidase, translating to MKPLNQLLNPEFPRYFYYQGSRVYLNNVQNKVLISFREPTSLESKKEVLSRINKTFGEDVLSTVEGNRIEDKFLILDLHNSTNAKLADGVQIQFDQPEIEYISAVYTTEDSPKVLMALTNQLFVGVKPKYSIEDLDALLDKFGGISKKEQFGDNVFLLTLADNEKFDSLDIANQISESPLIEYAEPSFFRSMPVLAYTPNDPLYSSEWHIPRIGADNVWCWGNAGSSVSIGIMDVGINTSHPDLSAFFLGTYDPTGLSLGYDAHGTLCAGAALENGDNSIGGCGVAYMARLYQIRIGYNPTTDPNSVNMYSLDAWLVGGLNYAYSNGIAVLSCSFSLGAPSTTFNNRLTNLADSGRGGYGTVVVAATGNEGVDGIAYPASHAKVISVGSSNYWDEKSIFSNYGWNMSLIAPGENITTTTYLGGYTNSFNGTSAATPIVAGAVALILHDNVFLSRTQVTEELLINCCDKVGQYDYYVSTYGMRSYQTGFGRLKINKYYTNKYKINGPDFFCGSQQQYTMPVLPPIYTKVWSSSNPNLPVDSTGLMTNPHNVNERTILTVTLVGGACDIEITKNVAVGVCIEEFYAIGDGPRRITLGNNPSEVVYVRNNSALFWPEFPYAGMSFGYAPRVGETTLDRPNNSSLIANTPFSWMGDFDMVVLEVISHPPTWTLAYPFPDYKNGIMAITAGNASGTLVVKLSSPCGFAILTFNVVGID from the coding sequence ATGAAGCCACTTAATCAACTACTCAATCCAGAATTCCCCAGGTACTTTTATTATCAAGGGTCTAGGGTTTACCTAAATAATGTTCAAAATAAAGTGCTTATTTCTTTTAGGGAGCCAACAAGTTTAGAAAGTAAAAAAGAAGTGCTGTCCAGAATTAATAAAACTTTTGGAGAAGATGTATTATCAACAGTCGAAGGAAATCGAATTGAAGATAAATTTTTGATTTTGGATTTACATAATTCGACCAATGCAAAATTAGCTGATGGAGTCCAAATTCAATTTGATCAACCAGAAATTGAGTACATAAGTGCCGTTTATACTACAGAAGATAGCCCCAAGGTACTAATGGCCCTCACTAATCAACTGTTTGTTGGGGTTAAACCTAAATATTCGATTGAGGATTTGGATGCATTATTGGATAAATTTGGAGGAATATCTAAGAAGGAGCAATTTGGAGATAACGTGTTTCTTTTGACTTTGGCAGATAACGAAAAATTCGATAGTCTGGATATCGCGAATCAAATTTCAGAAAGTCCGCTTATTGAATATGCTGAGCCTAGTTTCTTTCGTTCAATGCCTGTTTTAGCTTATACACCTAATGATCCTTTGTATTCATCTGAATGGCATATTCCAAGAATTGGTGCTGATAATGTATGGTGTTGGGGAAATGCAGGTAGCTCCGTTTCAATTGGAATTATGGACGTAGGAATAAATACTTCACATCCTGATTTATCTGCCTTTTTCCTGGGTACCTACGATCCTACCGGGTTATCCTTAGGATACGATGCACATGGAACATTATGTGCGGGTGCAGCTCTTGAAAATGGGGACAACTCAATTGGCGGATGTGGTGTAGCTTATATGGCTCGCTTATACCAAATTCGGATTGGATACAACCCAACAACTGATCCAAATAGTGTCAATATGTATTCCCTTGATGCATGGTTAGTCGGGGGATTAAATTATGCATATTCTAACGGAATCGCGGTATTAAGCTGTTCTTTTAGTTTGGGCGCACCAAGTACCACATTTAATAACCGATTGACAAACTTGGCGGATTCCGGGAGGGGGGGATACGGCACTGTTGTTGTAGCTGCCACCGGTAATGAAGGTGTTGATGGAATCGCTTATCCGGCAAGTCATGCAAAAGTTATTTCAGTTGGGTCATCGAATTATTGGGATGAGAAATCAATATTTTCAAATTACGGTTGGAATATGAGCTTAATTGCTCCTGGTGAAAATATCACTACGACTACTTATTTAGGAGGATACACTAACTCGTTTAATGGTACATCAGCTGCTACTCCAATAGTAGCGGGAGCTGTAGCCTTAATTTTACATGATAATGTTTTTTTGAGCAGAACGCAAGTGACGGAAGAGTTATTAATTAATTGTTGTGATAAAGTTGGTCAATATGACTATTATGTGTCTACATATGGTATGAGAAGTTACCAAACTGGATTTGGGCGATTAAAAATTAATAAGTATTATACTAATAAATACAAAATTAATGGCCCAGATTTCTTTTGCGGCAGTCAACAACAATATACTATGCCAGTATTGCCTCCAATATATACAAAGGTCTGGTCATCATCAAATCCTAATCTCCCAGTTGACTCTACAGGATTGATGACAAATCCACATAATGTAAATGAGAGGACAATATTAACTGTTACACTTGTTGGAGGGGCATGTGATATTGAAATTACAAAAAATGTTGCCGTCGGAGTTTGCATTGAAGAGTTTTATGCGATTGGAGACGGACCTAGACGCATTACTCTAGGCAACAATCCATCTGAAGTTGTATATGTAAGGAATAATTCTGCTTTATTTTGGCCTGAATTCCCTTATGCGGGAATGTCATTTGGTTATGCTCCCCGAGTTGGCGAAACTACTTTAGATCGGCCCAATAATAGCTCGCTTATTGCTAACACGCCTTTTTCCTGGATGGGGGATTTCGATATGGTGGTTCTCGAAGTTATCTCGCATCCTCCGACTTGGACACTTGCCTATCCTTTTCCTGATTATAAGAATGGAATAATGGCAATAACGGCAGGAAATGCCTCGGGAACATTAGTAGTAAAACTTAGTTCTCCATGTGGTTTTGCTATACTAACATTCAATGTTGTTGGTATAGATTAA
- a CDS encoding TonB-dependent receptor: protein MSKTFTKAIFTFLLFFVAISAAQAQNVVISGTVTDKLTKEPIPGVGITVKGTTSGTATDNAGKYNFSTSQKAPFTLVISYLGYISVEKQITGNTSNLDVELEQTALLGQEVVISASRTPEKILESPVSVERMGAAAIKEVAAPSFYDALNNMKGVEISTQSLTFKSINTRGFNSNGNTRFNQYVDGMDNQAPGLNFSVGNIVGVNDLDVDNVELLPGASSALYGAGGISGTMLISSKNPFDYQGASFQYKRGINHVNDNTSDTQPFNQLDVRVAKAWNNKFAFKGTFSFMQAEDWHANNFSNFDRAARQAKPGDRNSDPNYDGINSYGDEVSQNMRNVAQAALNAGTSGFVKTALGLSTDPTAAQIAAFRASPQGGPALTNFLGTDPRFRPFTLGLQNPALLPDQNVSRTGYEEVNLVDYKTQSLKTSGALHYRFTPTIEAIAQANWGTGTSVYTGSDRYSLRNFSIGQYKLELKGQDFFLKGYTTQERSGDSYISSILGSYINEKSKRSVDWFPQYVGNYVGARALGANDAAAHAAARAAANQGRFEPGSAQYEAAKEQIMNTTIASTDFSKGIYGAKFNDKTNLYHYEGMYNFSNILNNVVEFQLGSSYRIYQLRSGGTIFNDLNDKIDINEYGAFAQLGKKLFNDKVKLTVSGRYDKSSNFEGRFTPRVTGVFTVAPNNNIRLSYQTGYRNPTTQNQYIDLSVGGGSQRLIGGLPQSLNNYSLYTNKPFTDVSYRAFLASASAGTPNPALLQQYNFDPKGVVPESVQAYEVGYKGLLGPKFLIDAYAYYNMYKNFITAVDVYQNNNGSFTKFGVPVNATGEVKAYGAALGIDYLLGKFNVSGNVSYNEIGDLPSGYINDFNTPKYRYNLGLGNKEIIKNVGFNVAWRWQDKFYWNSSFASGDVPAYSTLDAQINLKVPSVNSMIKIGGSNVLNKYYFTSYGNPSVGALYYVSYTFNP, encoded by the coding sequence ATGAGCAAAACTTTTACAAAAGCAATCTTCACGTTTTTACTGTTCTTTGTTGCGATCTCGGCAGCACAGGCACAAAACGTCGTCATTAGTGGGACGGTGACCGATAAACTCACTAAAGAGCCAATACCAGGTGTTGGGATTACAGTCAAAGGCACCACTTCAGGAACCGCTACTGATAACGCTGGAAAATATAATTTCAGTACCTCGCAGAAAGCGCCATTTACCTTAGTGATTTCTTATTTGGGATATATTTCGGTTGAAAAACAAATTACTGGTAATACTTCCAATCTAGATGTAGAGCTGGAGCAAACCGCGCTCTTAGGGCAGGAGGTAGTAATTTCTGCTTCCAGAACTCCGGAAAAAATCCTGGAATCTCCGGTATCTGTGGAACGTATGGGCGCGGCTGCAATTAAAGAGGTGGCAGCACCTTCTTTTTATGATGCCCTGAACAATATGAAAGGGGTCGAAATCAGTACCCAGAGTTTAACCTTCAAATCCATCAATACCAGGGGATTTAACTCGAATGGAAATACCAGGTTCAACCAGTATGTAGACGGAATGGACAATCAGGCTCCTGGTCTGAACTTCTCTGTTGGTAACATCGTTGGGGTAAATGATCTGGATGTCGACAATGTCGAGCTGTTGCCGGGTGCCTCTTCCGCCTTATACGGTGCAGGAGGAATTAGTGGCACAATGCTGATCAGCTCTAAAAATCCTTTTGATTATCAGGGCGCAAGCTTCCAGTACAAGAGAGGAATCAATCATGTGAATGACAATACCAGCGATACGCAGCCATTTAATCAATTGGATGTTCGTGTAGCGAAAGCATGGAATAATAAATTCGCATTTAAAGGTACGTTCTCTTTTATGCAGGCGGAAGACTGGCATGCGAACAACTTCAGCAATTTTGACCGTGCTGCGCGTCAGGCTAAGCCGGGCGACAGGAATTCTGATCCTAACTATGATGGCATCAACAGCTATGGTGATGAGGTGAGTCAGAATATGAGAAATGTTGCTCAGGCAGCACTTAACGCAGGTACTTCAGGCTTTGTAAAGACCGCATTAGGTTTGTCAACTGATCCTACAGCCGCACAAATTGCAGCTTTTAGGGCTAGTCCACAAGGAGGTCCCGCATTAACTAATTTCTTAGGCACCGATCCCCGCTTTAGACCATTTACCTTAGGTTTACAAAATCCTGCACTTCTTCCCGATCAAAACGTTTCCAGAACGGGGTATGAAGAAGTCAATCTGGTGGATTATAAAACCCAGTCTTTGAAAACTTCAGGTGCTTTACATTACAGGTTTACACCTACGATAGAAGCAATTGCTCAGGCAAACTGGGGAACAGGAACTTCGGTATATACAGGATCAGACCGTTATTCTTTGCGTAACTTCAGTATCGGACAATATAAACTGGAATTAAAAGGACAGGATTTCTTCCTGAAAGGATATACTACTCAGGAGCGCTCAGGAGATTCTTATATTTCTTCTATTTTGGGTAGCTATATCAACGAGAAATCAAAGAGATCTGTAGACTGGTTCCCTCAATATGTAGGGAATTATGTGGGTGCTCGTGCCTTAGGTGCGAATGATGCGGCTGCGCACGCTGCTGCCAGAGCTGCTGCGAATCAAGGGAGATTCGAACCCGGATCTGCACAGTATGAAGCTGCCAAAGAGCAAATTATGAATACCACTATCGCCAGTACAGATTTTAGTAAGGGCATTTATGGTGCTAAATTCAATGATAAAACCAATTTGTACCACTATGAAGGAATGTACAATTTCAGTAATATCCTGAATAATGTGGTTGAATTTCAGTTGGGTTCTTCTTATCGTATTTATCAGTTAAGATCTGGTGGAACGATTTTTAATGACCTTAATGATAAAATCGACATCAATGAATATGGCGCTTTTGCTCAATTGGGCAAGAAATTGTTTAATGACAAAGTGAAACTAACGGTATCCGGACGTTACGATAAAAGCAGCAATTTTGAAGGCCGCTTTACGCCAAGGGTAACAGGTGTGTTTACGGTTGCTCCAAATAACAATATCCGTTTGTCTTATCAGACTGGATATAGAAACCCAACCACTCAGAATCAATATATAGATCTATCTGTAGGTGGTGGTTCTCAAAGATTAATTGGTGGCTTACCTCAAAGCCTGAACAACTATAGTCTTTACACTAATAAGCCGTTTACTGATGTAAGTTATCGTGCCTTTCTGGCCTCAGCTTCTGCAGGTACACCAAATCCAGCTTTATTGCAACAATATAATTTTGATCCTAAAGGAGTAGTTCCGGAAAGTGTTCAGGCTTATGAAGTGGGTTATAAAGGTTTATTAGGACCTAAGTTCCTGATCGATGCCTACGCCTATTACAATATGTATAAAAACTTCATTACTGCAGTGGATGTTTACCAGAATAACAATGGTTCATTCACTAAGTTCGGCGTTCCTGTGAATGCTACCGGAGAGGTGAAAGCTTATGGCGCTGCTTTGGGAATCGACTATTTATTGGGTAAATTCAATGTAAGCGGTAACGTTTCTTACAATGAGATCGGCGACCTTCCTTCAGGTTATATCAATGATTTCAATACCCCTAAATACCGCTATAACCTGGGATTGGGCAATAAAGAAATCATTAAAAATGTAGGTTTCAATGTGGCCTGGCGCTGGCAAGATAAATTCTACTGGAACTCTTCTTTTGCTTCAGGAGATGTACCTGCCTACAGTACATTGGATGCGCAGATCAACCTGAAAGTACCGTCAGTAAACTCTATGATTAAAATCGGAGGTTCAAACGTCTTGAATAAATATTACTTCACTTCTTATGGTAACCCTTCTGTTGGGGCGCTATATTATGTGTCTTATACTTTCAATCCTTAA